Proteins encoded within one genomic window of Glycine soja cultivar W05 chromosome 1, ASM419377v2, whole genome shotgun sequence:
- the LOC114405541 gene encoding uncharacterized protein LOC114405541, with the protein MVIDSILTSPRLNSPSFRRQFKKDELGSWSTLFHRHRFLLSTLVLLTLLCTIYLYFAVTLGASGTCSGLTGAQKASCHMELVKDSVAKGKLKIL; encoded by the coding sequence ATGGTTATTGACTCCATTCTGACATCTCCTCGTCTCAACTCTCCATCTTTCAGGAGGCAGTTTAAAAAGGATGAACTGGGTAGTTGGTCCACACTTTTCCATAGGCATCGCTTCCTCTTATCTACTCTTGTTCTGCTAACTCTCCTCTGCACTATTTATCTTTACTTTGCTGTCACTTTAGGGGCTAGTGGCACCTGTTCTGGTTTGACTGGAGCGCAGAAAGCTTCATGCCATATGGAGCTTGTTAAGGATTCTGTGGCCAAGGGTAAACTGAAAATTCTttga